The Amycolatopsis jiangsuensis nucleotide sequence CGCAGCAGCTGTTCCAGCGCCCGCCAAGTCTCCACGTAGCGGTCCAGACCCGGCTGCGGCCAGTGGATCAAATACAGATCCACGACGCCCAGGCCGAGCGCTTCGGTGCTGCGGTCGAACGCGCGCAGAGCGTTGTCGTAACCGTGGTCGGAGTTCCACAGCTTCGTGGTCACGAAGAACTCTTCGCGGGGCAGGCCCGACGCGCGGACCGCGGCGCCCACTTCGGCCTCGTTCCCGTACAGCGTGGCGGTGTCGATGCTGCGATAACCGGCCTCGATCGCTGTCGAGACGACCTTTTCCGCCTCGGCGGCGTGCACCTTGTACACGCCGAACCCGAGCTGCGGGACGGTGACGGAGTTGTTCAGGGTGAGCAGGGGCGGCACAGCCATCCGGCAATCCTCACTGCGACGTCTCGGGGACGCCACCGATCTTGCCACTCCCCTGCCCGGCGCGCTCACACCCTGCTGCGCGCGGCACCGGCACGGGCTGCCTCCGTCACCCGCGCCACGCGCTCGGCGAGGCCATCGACCTCGGGTGCGGTGCCATCCCGCGCCTCCACCGCGACTCGCGCGCTGAACGCCGACGAACGCGCCATCTCCACCGCCGCGCACACGTCGGGCAGCGCCGTCGGTTCCACAGTGGACACCACCTGTTCGGCGAGAGCCACCACCTCCCCCGCCGCACCGACCACGTCCGCGGCCGGCTCCGCCCAGGACTGTGCCGGATGCGCCACCGCGTGCGCGTCCTTCTCCGCCAGCCGCAACGCGTGCCGGGTCAGCCGGTCCGCCTCCGCGTGGCCGCCCGCGGCACGGCTCAGCAGCGCCGCGGCCTGCGCGAGGGCGAGTGCCGCGACGGTCGCCCCGGCCGGCACCGGCACCGCGGGCCGCGCCAGGGAGTTCAAGAATTCACTCACGATCTGGTCCCGCAAGGCGGACCTCCTCCCGTGCTGCCGCGCACTGCCTCCCGGCAACGGCTGTGCCGAACGAAATCAGCGAAAGACCACAGTGCGCGTGCCGGCCAGCAGGACCCGCCGCTGGCAGTGCCAGCGCACCGCCCGCGACAGCGCGAGCGCTTCGGCGTCGCGGCCGACCGTGGCCAGTGCCCGCGGCGAGTGGCTGTGGTCCACGCGCTGGACCTCTTGTTCGATGATCGGGCCCTCGTCGAGTTCCGGGGTCACGTAGTGCGCGGTCGCGCCCACGTATTTCACCCCGCGGTCGTAGGCCTGCTGGTACGGCTTCGCGCCCTTGAAACCGGGCAGGAACGAATGGTGGATGTTGATCGCCCGCCCCTGCAGCTTCTGGCACAGCCCGTCCGAGAGCACCTGCATGTAGCGGGCCAGCACGACCAGGTCGATCCCGTGCTCCCCCACCAGGTCCAGCAGCCGCTGTTCGGCGTCGGGTTTGGTGTCCGGGGTGAGCGGCACGTGTTCGAACGCCACCCCGGCGGCCTCGGCCATCGGGCGCAGGTCCTCGTGGTTGGACACCACCAGCGCGATCTGCCCGCCGAGCCCGCCCGAGCGCCAGCGGAACAGCAGGTCGTTGAGGCAGTGGCCGGCCTTCGACACCATGACCAGGATGCGGTCGGTGGCCGGCGCCGCGAACCGGAACCGCATGCCGAAATCTCCGGCGACCGGCGCGAACTCCCGGGTCAGCTCGTCCTCGGTCAGCTCGGCTCCGCCGGTGAACTCGGTGCGCAGGAACAGCTGCCCGTGCACGTCGTCATCGAACTGCTGGTGCTCCACGATGTCGCACCCGTGCCCGACGAGGAACGTGGTGACCGCGTGCACGAGACCCGCGCGTTCGGGACAGTGCAGCGTGAGCGTGAAGTGCTGGGTCATGACAGCTCCCGGTCTTCGAGGGCGGCGCCACCGTCTGATCTGCTACTGATATATCAATTCTCGACTCAGGATATGTGTGCTGCACACCACGGTCAACCACGTTCTGCCCGGTGCTCGCAGGGAGCGTTCGCGGGCGCCCGGCAGAAGCCGAAGTCGTTTCACCGTCCGGGGAAACGACACTCCAGTGCGTTCGTCGTCGCGGGATCCTGGACGGCGGCCGTGAGAAAGTCGTTGAAGGCCTGGCTGGACTGGGTCACCTTGGCCGTGTCGTCCGGGGTCATTCCGTGCACGAGCAGCACGGCGACACCGACCGTGCCGTCGTCACGGCGGACTTCC carries:
- the purU gene encoding formyltetrahydrofolate deformylase, whose product is MTQHFTLTLHCPERAGLVHAVTTFLVGHGCDIVEHQQFDDDVHGQLFLRTEFTGGAELTEDELTREFAPVAGDFGMRFRFAAPATDRILVMVSKAGHCLNDLLFRWRSGGLGGQIALVVSNHEDLRPMAEAAGVAFEHVPLTPDTKPDAEQRLLDLVGEHGIDLVVLARYMQVLSDGLCQKLQGRAINIHHSFLPGFKGAKPYQQAYDRGVKYVGATAHYVTPELDEGPIIEQEVQRVDHSHSPRALATVGRDAEALALSRAVRWHCQRRVLLAGTRTVVFR